Genomic DNA from Callospermophilus lateralis isolate mCalLat2 chromosome 11, mCalLat2.hap1, whole genome shotgun sequence:
GACTTCCTGCTTTAGATGCTAAAGGCCCACATTGTACCACTACGTCTATTTTTCAGGATCTTTTATGTCCTTTGAGTTCTGCAGGGTCCCAGACCCCAGCCTGGCATTCACCTTGGGCTGTGATTGCCCTCATGCTCGAGCTCTTTTCTCCCTAACAGGCTGGCAGTCACCCCTACTTCAACCTGCCGGACTTCACCCAGCCATCGCCGGCCTCCACTCCGCCCAACCTCCCCTCGAACCAGCGCTGCTGGCCCTCGGATGCAACCAAGGGCCTGCTTGTTGCCTTGCTGGGTGGGGGCCTGCCTGCTGGCTTCGTAGGCCCCTTCTCCCGCATGGCTTACCAGGCTTCCCACTTGCCTTcgctggagctgctcattggtcgaTGCCTCTTCCACCTCCCCATTGCCCTGCTACTTAAGCTGCGTGGTGACCCACTGCTGGGACCTCCTGATGTCCGGGGCCGGGCCTTCCTCCATGCTCTGCTCAACGTCCTCAGCATTGGATGTGCCTACAGTGCGGTTCAAGTGGTGCCTGCTGGCAATGCTGCCACTGTTCGTAAAGGTTCTTCTACCGTGTGCTCCGCTCTCCTCGCCCTCTGCCTTGAGAGTCAGGGTCTCAGTGGCTATGACTGGTGTGGCCTGTTGGGTAGCACCCTGGGATTAATCATCATTGTGGGACCTGGACTAGGGACACTGCAGGAGGGGACCACAGGCCTCTACACTGCCCTAGGCTATGTGCTGGCTTTCCTAGGAGGTCTGGCTCTATCACTGGGGCTTCTGGTCTACCGTTCCCTGCACTTCCCCTCCTGCCTACCAACAGTGGCCTTCCTATTTGGATTGGTGGGGCTTTTGGGCTCTGTGCCAGGCCTCTTTCTGCTACAGACCCCTGTGCTACCCAATGACCCTCTGAGTTGGAGCTGTGTGGGAGCAGTGGGGATCCTTGCTTTGGTCTCCTttgtgtgtgtgagctatgcaGTCACCAAGGCCCACCCTGCCCTGGTGTGCGCTGTCCTGCACTCTGAGGTGGTAGTGGCCCTGATGTTGCAGTATTATGTCCTCTATGAAACTGTGGCACCTTCTGACATCATGGGGGCAGGGGTCGTGTTGGGCAGCATTGCCATCATCACTGCCCAGAACCTCAGCTGTGAGAGGGAAGGGCAGGTGGAGGAATGCCATCAAACTTGAGAGCCTGGGGGTTGGGGGGGGACAGGGGTAAATAGGAGGAGAGACTGGAATACAAACATGGGCGTACAAGTGCCTGGAGAACAACTGGTGTGGGAGAGGGACACCCCTCAGAGTCAAAGGTGGAGAGGGATATTCGGAAGATCTGGAACAAGCCTGGGGACCAAGGGATATGGAGTCAAGACTGGGTCCTGTGAATCAGGGCACAACTATAAGGAGTAAGGTCTCAGATCCAAGGGGCTGATGCAGGCTGCCTGTGGGCCACCGGGAGGATTCCCCACTGCAGCAGAGACGAGCATTGGGGCAGAAGTGTGCCAGCAGCGGGCATTCAGGCTAACAGACAGAGCCAGCAGCTGCACTGGGGGAggggagtgtgcctttttccttaGGCGACGGTTTCTTTTCCTCATGGTTGTGCCCCCCTCCCAGGGTGGTGACGTGACACTGACATCAAACAAGGATCATTCCGAATGTGGCTATGCAGTCGGTGTCATCTCTGCTTTGGAGGGAGGGTGGAAGTCCTACACCTCTCTTATTGGAGAATCCCTTGGGATCCCCGCCCCCCCAATCTTATTTCTGAAATATTCTATAAAGTGGAGGATTTCCTAATGTTCAGATTCCTTGACACTCCTcccaacacccccccccccccccccgccaaatcCCCAAGGATTTTCGTGTTCCGCCCCATGGCTAATCTGCTTTTCCCGGATTGTTGCGGTCCCGTGATCTCTCCCAGACAGTGGCTAGCCTCCTTCCTCTGAGCTGAGGCCTCTTGGAACGGCTCAGCCTGAGGATCCAGCACCAAAGCTGAATTCAGCGCTCGATTAGAGACCAGGAGAAGCCCACTCATTCCTGAAAGCCGCTCGACAAATACCGCCTACTTCCGGACAAACGATTGAACTCGCCATCTTGATTTGTTCATGCATATTCAACGAGAAATTGCATATTCATGATCAAGGACGGACCCAGCACTCCTCCGGGAACCTACTCTGGAGGACCCGACCGGCCCCGCCTCCATTACCGATCCGCGGAACAGACCATTCTCCTGATGGGGGGGATATTAATGAGAGACTTTTGCTGAAGATGAAACCATACTCCAAAGTAGAATTAAAAAGGCCTAATTTTGTCCTCGATCCTTCAAacctcagtgcaagagggagcaGAGAGGGGAGGGGGTGGGATTAGGAAAATTGCCCTCCCCCTGGCATTTCAAAAGGTCTCCCAACCAGAGATCCTGAGAGGATCAACGACTCCAGCGCGCGCCCCGTGCGGGCCGGCGCAGGCGGCCCCGTAGCGCAAGGGAGGGCGGGAAAGGAAGGGGCGGGGATGCAGGGGCGAATCTATAAAGGGCGTCATTCGGCCAGTTCGCTCCTCAGAAGCGCCGAGAGCGCGACCGGGACGGTTGGAGAGGAAGGCGGCTCCCGGAAGGGGGAGAGACAAACTGCCGTAACTTCTGCCGTTCAGGAACCCGGTTACTTATTTATTCGTTaccctttttcttcttcctctcccccCAAAACCTTTTCCTTTAcccaccccccccctttttttttttttttcctttttgggagCCGAAAAATCTCCGGAAAGGGAGAGAAGGTTTTCTTTCGTTCTTTTTCATTTCCCCgcctccttccctcccccaccTTTCCCTCCTCCGACTTTTAACTTCCAACTCAGGGAGGTCCTTCCCTGTGGCCGCCCCGACAGGGTCTGAGCACCTAGGCGGAGGCGGCGCAGGGTTTTTGTAGCGAGGTTTGCGCCTGCGCAGCGCGCCTTCCTCTGCCATGCACGGGGGTGGTCCCCCCTCCGGGGATAGCGCATGCCCGCTGCGCACCATCAAGAGAGTGCAGTTCGGAGTCCTCAGTCCGGATGAGCTGGTAAGCTGCTGTGCCCTGTCCCTTTAATTATCTCCTGTCCCGGAGGGCGGGGCCCAACAGTGACTGCAAAAACTTGACGCGTTCACTGCACACAAGTGACCGGCAGGGAAGATGGGTTAGCTGCGCTGAGGCCTGATTTCAGGGTCCAGCCCCCGGGCTCCCAGATAAGTTTCGTAAATTTTTAAGCAAGCTTAGCGTGTGGGTGAATTACCGATGTTAAACGAGATGAGATGAATCCTAGAGTTTAAAAACTAAGTTCGAATAGGAAACCGACCCCCAGGTATTTTTCCCTCCCCTGCTACAAATATTAATTGAGCAAATGTTATGTGGCAGACACAACAGTCGCTGGGGATGCACAGCTAGCTTCAAGAGACAGACGGGTACCTTGCCTTTTAGAGCATATTCTGTCGGAAGAGGCAGAGGAGATAGACGATAAACATTTGAGTTAAGCGAAATGGGAGTAATGTTATGGAAAGGCACTGAGTTGGTAGTAAGTTAGATGGAATGGTGTCTGGGTCTGGCAAGGACTGTTTGAGGTGAAAATTACCCATATGATGAGAAGCAGCCAGTCACATTAAGCCATAGATTCTGGGGAAAGAGGCAGAGGGCCAGAGGGAGAAATACCTTGGAGACTGAAAGGCCACCATGGCTGGAGTTTGGTGGGCAAGTAGGAAGAGTGTTACAGAAATAGGAGAACCATGGGATATTATAAATCATGGTAAGGAGACAGgatttaaataaattttcagtAGAAAGCCATTAGATAGTTATAAGAACTATAATGACTCAATTTGCATAATATAAacatatgtgtgcatatgtgtatatacCCATCTATCGTGACCTCACATCAGTCATACCACAGAGTAAATTTAGATGAAGTTAGTATTTAACAAAAAATACAGGTGGCTTTTGGGGGTCTGTACCAGAGGCAGAACTTTAGtaataatgaattaaataaaggcaAATTTTATGGTGACCCTAAAATGAGCTAAGCATTATACATATAAGGAGGAGCAAAGTAGAttttattacataaaaataaGAGCCAATTCTGTTTATCAGAGGCACCACGGACAATATATGCAATATGATGGATAAAGATAGATTTATTATACAAGGGATGCCTACATGAAAGGAAAGTGCACGTCTccagaaaaatgaataaacattATGAATAGACAGTTCACAGACATAAAAACGCATTGAAATTTCTAATAAAAACatacaaattaaaactttttttcctTATCTTATTTTTCCTGCTGGCAAAAACACCCTGAAATAGgaatgggatgtagctcagtggcaaagcatttgCCCCACATTTACAAAACCCTGGTTTCCATTTCCAGttccaaagaagaaaaataacaaaactgGGAAATAGGCATGCTTACATATTATtggtaaaaaataaattcatgagggctgggaatgtggctcaagtgttagcgcgctcgcctggcatgcctgcgtcctgggttcaatcctcagcaccacgtacaaacaaagatgttgtgtccgctgataactaaaaaataaatattaaaattctctctctctccctctctctttaaaaaaataaaaaaaaaaattcatacaaattttttctttttgaggacaGTGTGGCAACTTAAtcagtcttttttgttgttgtacatgaacaatacctttatttaatatttattttttaattgtaattggacataatacctttattttatttatttttatgtggtgctgaggattgaacccagggcctcacacatgctaggcgatagctccactgctgagccacaaccccagccctgaaaaatacctttattttgtttagtaatTTATAGGCCttgttaaggattgaacccagtgcctcacacatggtaggcaagccctctgccactgagctacagcctcagcccctttATCAGTCTTTTAATGTGTATATCTGTTGACTCAACATTGCCACttctaaaattttattcttaaaaataaaacttaatttcTCCCCTGAAACATGCCCCTCCCCCTGTTTTGCCTGTTCAATAAATGGCTTTTCCATTTATGTATTTGTTCAGGCCAAAACCTAATAGCTAACTTTGATTCTTCTCTTTTTTACTACTGACTCCATCTGCCAGTTTGTTCTGCCTTCAGAATATACTTGGAATCCAGCCATTTATGACCATTTCCACTATG
This window encodes:
- the Slc35g6 gene encoding solute carrier family 35 member G6, with the protein product MAGSHPYFNLPDFTQPSPASTPPNLPSNQRCWPSDATKGLLVALLGGGLPAGFVGPFSRMAYQASHLPSLELLIGRCLFHLPIALLLKLRGDPLLGPPDVRGRAFLHALLNVLSIGCAYSAVQVVPAGNAATVRKGSSTVCSALLALCLESQGLSGYDWCGLLGSTLGLIIIVGPGLGTLQEGTTGLYTALGYVLAFLGGLALSLGLLVYRSLHFPSCLPTVAFLFGLVGLLGSVPGLFLLQTPVLPNDPLSWSCVGAVGILALVSFVCVSYAVTKAHPALVCAVLHSEVVVALMLQYYVLYETVAPSDIMGAGVVLGSIAIITAQNLSCEREGQVEECHQT